One region of Oryza sativa Japonica Group chromosome 10, ASM3414082v1 genomic DNA includes:
- the LOC107277133 gene encoding cytochrome P450 89A2 has product MANVDASQWLMLLLAFLVALFILLSLRKCGGRSRVPPGPLAVPVLGNLLWLSHSSADLEPLLRRLIAVYGPVVSLRVGSHLSIFVADRRVAHAALVERGAALADRPEVTRALLGENGNTISRGNYGPTWRLLRRNLVAETLHPSRARAAFAPARSWARRALVDGLVGGGAVLADAFRHAMFCLLVLMCFGEWLDEAAVRAIGDAQHGWLLHYATKMKVFAFCPAVTKHIFRGRIQTSLALRRRQKELFMPLISARRERKNQLAERAVPEKETTTFEHSYVDTLLDIKLPEDGGDRALTDDEMVRLCSEFLDAGTDTMSTTLQWIMAELVKNPSIQSKLHDEIKSKTSDDHDEITEEDTQKMPYLKAVILEGLRKHPPGHFALPHKAAEDMEVGGYLIPKGATVNFMVAEMGRDEKEWENPMEFMPERFLPGGDGEGVDVTGSKGIRMMPFGVGRRICAGLNTAMLHLEYFVANMVREFEWREIAGEEVDFAEKLEFTTVMAKPLRAQLVRRRMN; this is encoded by the coding sequence ATGGCCAACGTCGACGCATCACAGTGGCTCATGCTCCTCCTCGCCTTCCTAGTCGCACTCTTCATCCTCCTCTCGCTGCGAAAATGCGGCGGCCGCAGCCGCGTGCCCCCGGGCCCGCTCGCCGTGCCTGTCCTCGGCAACCTGCTCTGGCTGAGCCACTCCTCCGCCGACCTGGAGCCCCTGCTCCGGCGCCTCATCGCGGTGTACGGCCCCGTCGTGTCGCTGCGCGTGGGATCCCACCTGTCCATCttcgtcgccgaccgccgcgtCGCGCACGCCGCGCTGGTGGAGCGCGGCGCCGCGCTCGCGGACCGGCCGGAGGTCACGCGCGCGCTCCTCGGCGAGAACGGCAACACCATCTCGCGCGGCAACTACGGGCCGACGTGGCGCCTCCTGCGGCGCAACCTCGTCGCCGAGACGCTGCACCCGTCGCGCGCCCGCGCGGCCTTCGCCCCCGCGCGCTCCTGGGCTCGCCGCGCGCTCGTCGACGggttggtgggcggcggcgccgtgctgGCGGACGCGTTCCGGCACGCCATGTTCTGCCTCCTCGTGCTCATGTGCTTCGGCGAGTGGCTCGACGAGGCCGCGGTGCGCGCCATCGGCGACGCGCAGCACGGCTGGCTCCTGCACTACGCGACGAAGATGAAGGTCTTCGCGTTCTGCCCGGCGGTCACCAAGCACATCTTCCGTGGGCGCATCCAGACGAGCCTcgctctgcggcggcggcagaaggAGCTCTTCATGCCGCTCATCAGCGCGCGGCGAGAGCGCAAGAACCAACTCGCGGAACGCGCGGTGCCGGAGAAGGAGACGACGACGTTCGAGCACTCGTACGTCGACACGCTGCTCGACATCAAGCTCcctgaggacggcggcgaccgcgctCTCACCGACGACGAGATGGTCAGGCTCTGCTCCGAGTTCCTCGACGCAGGCACGGACACGATGTCAACCACGCTGCAATGGATCATGGCCGAGCTGGTCAAGAACCCATCCATCCAATCCAAGCTCCACGACGAGATCAAGTCCAAGACCAGCGACGACCACGACGAGATCACCGAGGAGGACACCCAGAAGATGCCATACCTGAAGGCCGTCATCCTCGAGGGTCTCCGGAAGCATCCGCCGGGCCACTTCGCGCTGCCACACAAGGCGGCGGAGGACATGGAGGTCGGCGGGTACCTCATCCCCAAGGGCGCCACGGTGAACTTCATGGTGGCCGAGATGGGAAGAGACGAGAAAGAATGGGAGAATCCAATGGAGTTCATGCCGGAGAGGttcctccccggcggcgacggcgagggggtggaCGTGACGGGCAGCAAGGGGATCCGCATGATGCCGTTCGGCGTCGGGCGGAGGATTTGCGCGGGGCTCAACACCGCCATGCTGCACCTGGAGTACTTCGTGGCCAATATGGTCAGGGAGTTCGAGTGGAGGGAGATCGCCGGCGAAGAGGTGGACTTTGCCGAGAAGTTGGAGTTCACCACCGTCATGGCAAAGCCACTTCGCGCTCAGCTCGTGCGCAGGAGGATGAATTAA
- the LOC4349108 gene encoding T-complex protein 1 subunit delta, whose amino-acid sequence MAAAVAASPAQSRKTETYTDTKRRDDVRGLNIAAGRAVAAAARTSLGPRGMDKMISSSSSGGDQAVIITNDGATILSRMPLLQPAARMLADLSRSQDAAAGDGTTTVVVLAGSLLRRAQSLLSAGAHPTAAADALHLLAARAVEVLHGMAIPVELSDRDALVKSASTALNSKVVSQYSTLLSPLAVDAALAVVDPAHPYLLDLRDIRVVKKLGCTVDDTELIRGLVLNKKASHVAGGPTRIGDAKIAVIQFQVSPPKTDIEHSVVVSDYAQMDRILREERNYILGMVKKIKASGCNVLLIQKSILRDSVTDLSLHYLAKAKIMVVKDVERDEIEFITKTLNCMPIASIEHLREDKLGHAHLVEEISVGDGNNNKIVKITGIKNMGRTATVLVRGSNQMVIDEAQRSLHDAFCVIRCLVNKRFLIAGGGAPEIEMSMQLAAWAKELRGMESYCVREFAEALEVIPYTLAENAGLDPISTVTELRNRHAKGEKNAGINVRKGRITNILEENVVQPLLVSTSAVTLACECVRMILKIDDIVTVR is encoded by the coding sequence atggccgccgcggtcgccgcctCCCCGGCGCAATCCCGCAAGACGGAGACCTACACCGACACCAAGCGCCGCGACGACGTCCGCGGCCTCAACATTGCCGCggggcgcgccgtcgccgccgccgcgcgcacctCCCTCGGCCCACGCGGCATGGACAAGATGATCTCCTCCAGCTCctccggcggcgaccaggcCGTCATCATCACCAACGACGGCGCCACCATCCTCTCCCGCATGCCcctcctccagccggccgcccgcatgctcgccgacctctcccgctcccaggacgccgccgccggggacggcaccaccaccgtcgtcgtcctcgccgggtccctcctccgccgcgcccagtccctcctctccgccggcgcccaccccaccgcggccgccgacgccctccacctcctcgccgcgcgcgccgtggaGGTCCTCCACGGCATGGCCATCCCCGTCGAGCTCTCCGACCGCGACGCCCTCGTCAAGTCGGCATCCACCGCCCTCAACTCCAAGGTCGTCTCCCAGTACTCCACCCTCCTCTCCccgctcgccgtcgacgccgccctcgccgtcgtcgacccggcCCACCCGTATCTCCTCGACCTCCGCGACATCCGCGTGGTGAAGAAGCTCGGCTGCACGGTCGACGACACCGAGCTCATCCGCGGCCTCGTCCTCAACAAGAAGGCCAGCCATGTCGCCGGAGGGCCAACTCGGATCGGGGACGCCAAGATCGCCGTGATCCAGTTCCAGGTCTCGCCTCCCAAGACGGACATCGAGCACAGCGTCGTCGTGTCGGATTACGCGCAGATGGATCGAATCCTCCGCGAGGAGCGGAATTACATCCTTGGCATGGTGAAGAAGATCAAGGCATCCGGATGCAACGTCCTGCTCATCCAGAAAAGCATCCTGCGTGATTCAGTCACCGATCTGTCGCTCCATTATCTCGCAAAGGCCAAGATCATGGTCGTGAAGGATGTCGAGAGGGACGAGATCGAGTTCATCACCAAGACCCTCAACTGCATGCCAATTGCTAGCATCGAACATCTCCGCGAGGACAAGCTTGGTCATGCACATCTGGTTGAGGAAATCTCGGTTGGTGATGGTAACAATAACAAGATTGTCAAGATCACTGGCATCAAGAACATGGGAAGAACAGCAACTGTTCTTGTCCGGGGATCCAACCAGATGGTGATCGACGAAGCTCAGCGCAGCCTCCACGACGCATTCTGTGTGATCAGGTGCTTGGTGAACAAGAGGTTTCTGATCGCTGGTGGTGGTGCTCCTGAGATCGAGATGTCGATGCAGCTGGCTGCTTGGGCGAAGGAGCTGAGAGGGATGGAGAGTTACTGCGTCAGGGAGTTCGCCGAGGCGCTCGAGGTCATCCCTTACACGTTGGCAGAGAATGCAGGGCTCGATCCCATCTCCACTGTCACCGAGCTCCGGAATCGCCATGCCAAGGGCGAGAAGAACGCCGGGATCAACGTGAGGAAGGGTCGGATCACGAACATCCTGGAGGAGAATGTCGTGCAGCCACTGCTGGTGAGCACGAGCGCCGTCACGCTGGCCTGCGAGTGTGTTAGGATGATACTGAAGATTGATGATATTGTCACCGTGAGGtaa